Below is a genomic region from Pseudomonadota bacterium.
AGCGGCGCCGCGTGGTCGAGAACATCCCAGTAGCGATGGGGGGTGATGGTGCCGTCGAGGGTGACGCGCAGCACCGTGCCGGGCGACAGCTTGTGAATGCCCGCGAACAGGGTCATGGGCGCGGGTGTGGTCGCAAACGAGAGATAGTGGTGAAGGGCTTCCTCGTTCACCTCGCGCGGCTGCCCGGATACCTCGAGCAGGGCCTTGATCTCCGAGGCGAAGGTCAGGCGACCCGCGCGCACGCTGTAATAGAGCGGCTTCACGCCGATCCGGTCGCGCGCCAGCCAGAGCGTGCGCGCGGTCTCGTCCCAGATGGCGATGGCGAACATGCCACGAAGCCGGTGCAGGCAGTCGATGCCCCACTGCTCGTAGGCCTGGAGCAGCACCTCGGTGTCAGAATGGTCGGTGACCCAGTGATGACGGCCCGCGTGCTTCAGCTCGAGGCGCAGGGCCGCGTGGTTGTAGATCTCACCATTGAACACCAGCCTGACGGTCTGTCCGGGGTTCGTCATGGGCTGCGCGGCGAGGTCGGAGAGATCGATGATCGACAGGCGTCGATGGGCGAGGCCCACCGCGCCATCGTCGCGCACCCACAGGCCGCAGCCATCCGGACCGCGATGGACCATCACGTCGCGCATGGCCGTGAGCTCGCTGGCGTCGACGCGATGGTTCACCGACTCGAACACGACCATCCCGGCCAGTCCGCACATGCTCGTTCAGCCCTCGGCCGCCGCCCGGGAGGATGGGGGTTCGCTGTGCGGGCGTGCGCGCGTGCCGGGCGTCGGCACCGCGCCCTCGACTACCACACCCCTCGGGTGTCGACCACGCGCTTGTCTCTCAGCAGGCTCTTCTCGAGGGCGATGAAGCATCGATGGTGCACCAGCAGCACGATGACGTCGGCCCGCTCGAGGGCCAGCCCGGTGGTGAGCAGCGCAACGCCGCGGTCGGCCAGCGACGCGGGCAGCGCCGAGACGAACGGATCGACGACCACGATGGGACCCTGGCCCTGTGACGCCAGCAGCTCTACAACGCGAAGCGCGGGGCTCTCGCGGATATCATCGACATCTGGCTTGTATGTGAGACCGAAGCAGGCGATGACGGGCCTGTCGAGACCCGCGCAGGCCTGTGCCACGGCTTCGGCCACTCGCGCGGGCTGCGCGTCGTTCACAAGGCGCGCGGTGCGGATCAGGGAGGTCGTGTCCGGGGACAGATCGACCAAAAACCACGGGTCGACCGAGATGCAGTGCCCGCCCACGCCGGGTCCGGGGGTCAGCAGGTCGACCCTGGGGTGTAGGTTGGCGAGGCGGATGAGCTCGAAGGGGTCGAC
It encodes:
- a CDS encoding nucleotide sugar dehydrogenase, which translates into the protein MVIESTCPVHTTERLRDRLAAQRPDLHFSGTGEPRVDQVCVAYCPERMLPGNALDEMQGNTRVIGGLDPLATRRAIEFYGRFVYGRLVPTTARAAELCKLVENTYRDVNIALANEVAALSHEVGVDPFELIRLANLHPRVDLLTPGPGVGGHCISVDPWFLVDLSPDTTSLIRTARLVNDAQPARVAEAVAQACAGLDRPVIACFGLTYKPDVDDIRESPALRVVELLASQGQGPIVVVDPFVSALPASLADRGVALLTTGLALERADVIVLLVHHRCFIALEKSLLRDKRVVDTRGVW